One segment of Candidatus Bathyarchaeota archaeon DNA contains the following:
- a CDS encoding nucleotidyltransferase domain-containing protein, with product MHGPFKKIYDQIYKFVQKESSNNRTIGIVLFGSYARGNINSNSDIDLLIIEESPSITSQKILVEDKILHVHRWPVNVFNRLFVADFHNPYSGAFCLDVVRSCRILYDPKGVVKSYKKHVDAISFPSLYTLFFLRKAEKRLYHAQAFMSKGCLERAELLARKASEDLGRAYLLKNGSPQIFPAKFFAPKLRQISPDFWEIFAEVNNIEDVGMSDVEDPFYKVLEENYELLLKSKGNKCPELFRCIDVANNEILNARDCLENRDFAAAMLQIRYAATVLIRLIMGCDNLKNECCEDPLGALPNSGRVEHKVREMLELAVQIRGEKSSLRDEIEILRDFAKNLENELGCYYKSVHGLRCA from the coding sequence ATGCATGGACCATTCAAAAAGATTTATGATCAAATCTATAAATTCGTCCAGAAAGAATCGAGCAATAATAGAACTATCGGAATCGTCCTGTTTGGCAGCTATGCGAGGGGCAATATTAATTCTAACAGTGACATCGATCTACTTATCATTGAAGAATCTCCGAGTATAACATCTCAAAAAATATTGGTGGAAGATAAAATATTACATGTTCATCGTTGGCCCGTCAACGTCTTTAACCGCCTGTTTGTCGCCGATTTCCATAACCCATATTCAGGCGCCTTCTGCCTTGATGTTGTGAGAAGTTGCAGAATTTTGTATGACCCGAAAGGGGTAGTGAAATCTTATAAAAAGCATGTAGATGCCATTTCTTTCCCCTCCCTGTACACTTTATTCTTTCTGAGAAAGGCTGAAAAAAGGCTTTATCATGCTCAAGCTTTTATGAGTAAAGGGTGTCTGGAACGCGCAGAGCTTCTCGCTAGGAAAGCTTCGGAGGATTTAGGGAGAGCGTACCTCCTAAAAAATGGTTCTCCACAAATTTTCCCAGCAAAGTTTTTTGCCCCCAAACTAAGACAGATTTCACCTGATTTCTGGGAGATATTTGCTGAAGTTAACAATATTGAGGATGTGGGTATGAGCGATGTAGAGGATCCCTTTTATAAGGTCCTGGAAGAAAATTACGAGTTGCTGCTCAAATCCAAAGGAAATAAATGTCCTGAACTTTTCAGATGCATTGATGTGGCTAACAATGAAATTCTCAACGCTCGAGATTGTCTTGAAAACAGGGACTTCGCGGCAGCAATGTTACAGATCAGGTATGCCGCTACGGTTCTAATTCGCTTAATTATGGGATGCGACAATCTTAAGAATGAATGCTGTGAAGACCCTCTTGGCGCATTACCAAACTCAGGAAGAGTTGAGCATAAAGTCAGAGAGATGTTAGAATTGGCTGTTCAGATTCGTGGGGAAAAGTCATCTCTAAGAGATGAAATAGAGATCTTAAGAGATTTCGCAAAAAATCTTGAGAATGAGTTAGGTTGTTACTATAAGAGTGTGCACGGTCTCCGTTGCGCTTAA
- a CDS encoding CehA/McbA family metallohydrolase: protein MLLKIDLHVHTCYSHDCATSLKDVLLFAKRNGLNGVAITDHDTIEGAIRLVEMKDTDGIIVLPGIEVSTLQGHILGINLRTNIPSHQDITETVKMIHEAGGIAIAAHPSAIYKNGVGLRKNLISFGIDAIEVINSQAFPFSLLTYLNRRLASKYSLPQTGGSDSHIPETIGLSYTLLGVDAKCADSDMITDAIKNKLAIPFGRAAPLTLNIKKRLKRIKKSGC from the coding sequence TTGCTACTTAAGATCGATCTTCATGTCCACACGTGCTACTCACATGATTGCGCAACATCTCTCAAAGACGTTCTTCTCTTCGCAAAGAGAAACGGTCTAAATGGAGTGGCAATTACGGATCATGATACAATAGAAGGAGCGATCAGACTGGTCGAAATGAAAGATACCGACGGCATCATAGTCTTGCCTGGGATAGAGGTGTCTACACTTCAAGGGCATATTTTAGGCATAAATTTAAGGACAAATATACCCTCGCACCAAGATATAACAGAAACTGTGAAAATGATTCATGAGGCTGGGGGCATAGCCATAGCTGCGCACCCATCAGCAATATATAAGAATGGTGTGGGATTAAGAAAGAACCTTATTTCCTTTGGCATCGACGCAATCGAGGTTATAAACTCACAAGCATTCCCATTCTCTCTCCTTACTTATCTCAATAGAAGGCTCGCTAGTAAGTATTCTCTTCCACAGACAGGTGGAAGCGACTCTCACATTCCAGAAACAATAGGGCTCAGCTATACGTTACTAGGCGTCGATGCTAAGTGCGCTGATTCAGACATGATAACGGATGCCATTAAGAATAAATTGGCAATACCGTTTGGGAGGGCGGCGCCTCTAACTCTTAATATAAAAAAGAGGTTAAAACGTATAAAAAAGAGTGGCTGCTGA
- a CDS encoding molybdopterin-dependent oxidoreductase codes for MDIIRSVVCPVCGCLCDDIEAKVENDRICGVINACALGAAKFENHLRNRNFVPLVRVGDQLVKTSIDKAIKRSAEILASSSYPVLYGWSCTSCEAIQAGLELAEEIGGLVDNTTSVCHGPSILAMQEVGLPSCTLGQIRHRADLIIYWACNPWSSHPRHIERYTAFSEGRFRRSVWRRFYLKLQSSSFKKKISRVSELFFKPRSELVPEKKVSNFPSPSAVERRVVVVDVRRTMSAEMADYFLQVRPGGDYEVLQALRALVRDEDLDVEEVSGIPLEVLEEVADMMISCNFGVIFFGLGLTMSRGRSMNVEAAIKLTRELNKRTKFVIMPMRGHFNVSGANTVFTWQTGFPYAVDFSHGFPRYNPGETSVIDVLRRGDSDAALIVAADPVSSFPQEAVSHLLKTPLIVIDPCFSPTAAMADVVIPSAIAGIEAEGTAYRMDHVPLPLRRIVNPPPGCLPDEQIIRMILKEVRRLKGKR; via the coding sequence GAAACAGGAATTTTGTTCCTCTGGTAAGGGTTGGTGACCAGCTCGTAAAGACTTCAATAGATAAAGCAATTAAAAGGAGCGCTGAAATACTGGCCAGTTCTTCATATCCAGTTCTTTATGGTTGGAGTTGCACTAGCTGCGAGGCGATACAAGCAGGTCTAGAGTTAGCTGAAGAGATAGGAGGGTTAGTTGACAACACAACTTCCGTATGTCATGGCCCATCAATTCTTGCAATGCAGGAAGTTGGGCTTCCAAGCTGCACTTTGGGACAGATCCGCCATAGAGCCGACCTGATAATTTACTGGGCGTGTAATCCTTGGAGTTCCCATCCACGCCATATTGAGCGGTACACTGCGTTTTCAGAGGGCAGATTTAGAAGGAGCGTCTGGAGACGCTTTTATCTAAAACTGCAATCCAGTTCATTTAAAAAGAAGATTTCCAGAGTATCCGAGCTATTCTTTAAGCCGAGATCAGAGTTAGTGCCCGAGAAGAAAGTGTCAAATTTCCCCTCTCCATCAGCCGTAGAGAGGAGAGTGGTGGTGGTAGATGTTAGAAGAACCATGTCTGCAGAGATGGCTGACTATTTTCTACAGGTAAGACCTGGTGGGGACTACGAGGTTCTTCAGGCTTTACGTGCCTTAGTTAGAGATGAAGATCTAGATGTCGAAGAGGTCTCTGGAATTCCCTTGGAGGTTCTTGAAGAGGTGGCTGATATGATGATTAGTTGCAACTTTGGGGTCATATTTTTCGGCTTAGGCCTTACTATGAGCAGAGGAAGGTCTATGAATGTAGAGGCGGCGATAAAGTTGACAAGGGAGCTTAATAAAAGAACAAAATTTGTGATCATGCCGATGAGAGGTCACTTCAATGTCTCTGGCGCAAACACCGTTTTCACTTGGCAGACCGGCTTCCCCTACGCTGTGGATTTTTCTCATGGTTTCCCGCGATATAACCCAGGTGAAACTTCAGTCATAGACGTACTGCGAAGAGGAGACTCGGACGCAGCCCTTATTGTGGCAGCAGACCCTGTCTCAAGTTTTCCACAAGAGGCTGTTTCCCATCTGCTCAAAACCCCCCTCATTGTGATCGATCCATGTTTTTCCCCAACGGCAGCCATGGCGGATGTGGTTATACCGTCTGCCATTGCCGGAATAGAGGCTGAAGGAACAGCCTATAGAATGGATCACGTGCCCCTCCCACTCAGAAGGATTGTAAATCCTCCTCCAGGATGCTTGCCTGACGAGCAAATTATCAGGATGATCCTGAAAGAGGTTAGAAGGTTGAAAGGAAAACGCTGA
- the ftsZ gene encoding cell division protein FtsZ — protein sequence MPKIADKVFQLAWDDSIPEGVREPGQCRIMVIGVGGAGNNTVSRLMESGVTCAECVAINTDMQHLRAIHAKQKILIGEKLTRGLGSGGDPEIGRAAIEESAEQVSKILEGVDIAFITAGMGGGTGTGASPIVAKMAREKGAIVIGVVTMPFKIERGRIAYAIKGLSELRKECDTVIVIDNNKLMRLVPQLPINEAFKVGDNVLANMIAGISETITAPSLINLDFADFRTIIKKGGVAVAGIGQSDAPNRAEEAVQKALRMPLLDVDFTGAKGALIHVSGDEDMTIDEANRVGEIVTQMMSEDALVIWGARVNPNLAGTLKVTLVMTGVQSKYLLSGYGSAAREVYDLNSEEDMPQTLKPNISLCHI from the coding sequence ATGCCAAAGATAGCTGATAAAGTCTTTCAGCTAGCCTGGGATGATAGTATTCCGGAGGGTGTCAGAGAACCGGGACAATGCCGAATTATGGTCATCGGAGTAGGCGGAGCGGGCAATAACACCGTAAGTCGATTGATGGAATCCGGAGTAACATGCGCGGAGTGCGTTGCAATTAATACAGACATGCAGCATTTGAGGGCTATTCACGCCAAACAGAAGATTCTTATCGGCGAGAAGCTGACGCGCGGCCTAGGCTCAGGAGGCGACCCTGAAATAGGAAGGGCTGCAATTGAAGAATCTGCAGAGCAAGTATCGAAGATCCTTGAAGGCGTAGACATCGCCTTCATAACTGCAGGGATGGGTGGTGGAACAGGGACAGGTGCTTCACCAATAGTGGCTAAAATGGCTCGAGAAAAGGGGGCAATTGTTATTGGAGTTGTGACAATGCCCTTCAAGATTGAGCGGGGAAGAATCGCCTATGCCATTAAAGGTCTCAGCGAACTGAGAAAGGAATGTGACACAGTTATAGTTATTGATAATAATAAGTTAATGCGCCTTGTACCACAACTTCCTATCAACGAAGCTTTCAAAGTAGGAGATAATGTATTAGCTAATATGATTGCAGGTATAAGTGAAACCATAACCGCGCCCAGTCTAATAAATCTAGACTTTGCAGATTTCAGAACAATAATCAAGAAGGGCGGGGTAGCAGTCGCAGGGATCGGTCAATCCGATGCACCAAATAGGGCTGAAGAGGCTGTTCAAAAGGCTTTAAGGATGCCTCTCTTAGATGTGGATTTCACGGGTGCAAAGGGCGCACTCATACACGTGTCTGGAGACGAAGATATGACAATTGATGAAGCAAATAGGGTAGGCGAAATAGTCACACAAATGATGAGTGAGGATGCTCTGGTCATATGGGGAGCAAGAGTTAATCCCAACCTCGCCGGCACACTAAAAGTTACATTAGTGATGACTGGGGTTCAATCGAAATATTTACTTAGTGGTTATGGTTCCGCCGCGCGTGAAGTATACGACCTAAACTCTGAAGAAGATATGCCTCAAACCTTAAAGCCTAACATAAGCTTGTGTCACATCTAG